GAACCTTTATATTATGCATTTGTATTTGAATAATATAAAAGCTATAAGGCTAGACCACCTGTTGAAAAGCTGCCATGATAGAATTTATTCCTGTAGTaataaacatacaaatatattGTGGTTTACAGGGCCATAGAAAGCATAACTGTATAGTATGTCTTATTGCATTTTTGTTAAAATTCTCTTTGCATACGTGAGCTTTTCAAAGGAACTTAAAGAGTCAGAGCTCCTGAAAAGGGTCTAGAACACTGGAAGTCTGTGTTTCAGACTAAGGAAAGACTAAATACTTTGGCAATCAGATTTAATAACAAGGCTAATGTTCTATTTCCcgtctccctgatggctcagtggtaaagaattgaatcccctgccgatacaggagacacaggttcccttcctgggtcaggaggatcccctggtggaggaaacggcaacccactccagtactgttgcctgaaaaatcccatggatggaggagcctggcaggccacagtccatggggcctcaaagagtcggacatgactgaaaacaCACAGTGTTCTGTTTTAAATGATAATATTCAGTGCCTCCATACAAAACCCACCATGTTTAAATGTTAGATATTTTGCTTATGTTTATGTGACTATAAGgctctgcttctcttttttccatttaatataaTCAACACTGACATCTAATCAGAGCAATAACTACCTTTCTGACCAAGGTTAAATACATGAGCACATTATCGTCCTCTTGAGATATcagtatacaaatatttatttaatatatttgtaaCATCTTACAAAATTATATTATCCTTATATTAGGAAAGCAAATCCTATAAATATATCTCATCTCTTACCTTAAATTCAATATTTCCACAAAACTTGCACATAAAATATGGGCCTATAATTCTTAGAAcgtcctttttattttcattttgaattgtaAACTTTGGCAGACACGGGTGCCAGGTCTGTGTAACATAACCTACTGGTATACCAGGAGGAGCACAGATTTCTATCTACAGAAACAAGAGAGGAAGGTAACACGTAATTATCATCATCACTGGAACAATGTCTGATAATCACTTTCATTTATTGAGTAGTTTTTTTcaattaataatattattttctcccaccttCACTGAGGTACATTTGACACACAAAATTAGTAATATGTTTAAAGTGTATGATACAATGGTCTGTTATACAAACACATCGTAGAAAGATTACCACAATTAAGTTAAATGAAGCAATCATCACCTCatatgggtaatttttttttttgtaagaacaCATGAGCTCTAGCTCAGCAAATGTCAAGCATACAGTAGAGCATTATTAACTGTAGTCCTCAGGGTGCATATTAGATCCTCAGAGCTTATTCATTTCATCACTGCAAGTCTGTAGTGTCTGACTTAACATACCCTGATTCTCCCACCCACCAGTCCCTGGCAATTACCATTATATTCTTTGTATCTATGAGTTagacttttttttcagattagaCATATACGTAAAACCATAtagcatttttccttttaatctgaCTTATCAATTAGCATAATACTTTCAGgtgcatgtatattatcacaaatggcaagatttccttctcttttttggctgaataatattttatatttgtatatatatgtatgtgcatgtgtgtgtgtatatacacacacatctcacattttctttatccattcaccagtcaGTAGACACTGAGGATGTTTCCATATCATGGCTACTAAATAAGGGTTCAATAAACACATCAGTACAGAAATCTCTTTGAGAACCTGatattatttccttaggatatatACTCAAATGTTGGATTGCTGGcttatgtggtagttctatttttaataatctGAGGAGACTTGATACTCATCTCCATGATGGctctttacattcccaccaatgtacaaaatttcccttttttctATTGACACGTCCTTGTCAACATGTCTTTGTGATAACAgacattctaacaggtgtgatgtAAGATATCATTgcgggtttgatttgcatttttctgaccaATAGTGattttgagcaacttttcatgtatcTTTTGGTCATCtctatgttttctttgaaaaagacatttctttaatgtctatttaaatcctttgctcattttctgAGTGCAAAATACTGTCCTATGCACCACTTAATTCACACTACATTCTTAGCAGGTTGGTACTATTATTCCTCTTTATAGAGGAAGTaactgagggacagagaggtAAATTAATTAGTTTAAGTTTCCTCAGGGGCAACATGGAAGGGATGAGACACAAACTGCACACACAGTCTCCACTTTGAAGTACTGCTCTACtggcctcctatatttcaaaattttctttttttcagatttatgaAAAATATCTAAATTACTAAAACTCTTAAACTCCTTTATAAATAGTAGTTTAGTGTATAAACGGAGCTCTGATCCCCAGGGCAATGTTCAAATATGAGTGGTAATAGTGCTGGGACATAAGGAAAAATGGGGCCTGGGTTCTTGGCTCTGAAccctagctgggtgaccttgagagTATCTCAGCATGTTCATCTGTAAGTAAGGACTTCTTAGACCTATTTTTTAAGACCAAAAGTATAATGTATGCTAATGTGCCCTACAAATTGTAGAAAATATTCCATCAAACTCTCAATTTTGCCTTAGCTGTTTTTATGAGTATTGTTATATCTAAAGTAGGTGACATGGGAAGCAAAATTCAGTATAAATAAGTTCAGTCGTCCTTCCGAAAGCAGCGCAGTTAGACCTCAGGTGTCCGTGTGCTTGTAGCTCTGTCTGCCCTGCCCTCACCGCTCTGACCCGGGCAGTGCTGGTCTCAGGCCAGTGAAGATACAGGCGAAGGTCAACTTCCTGTAAACACTCTGTGCCCTGGTGCCCACACCCACGCCCCACCGAGATCCCTGCTCTCTGTCAGAGGGCTGTCAAGTCCTATGGAAGAGACACCTGGCCTTTACAGGCCTGAAGGTGCTCACAACACTCAGATATAATACTTTTTTTCAAATAGAGAACTGAAAAACACAGGATTTGAGATTTCTTAGAGGGAGCCTTCCTGCAAGTTAGCTCCCTGCAAGTTGGCTAAAATTATGAGATGAACACATCTGTTCTTTTCCTCACTCTTCTGTCCACTTGCCTCTGGGATGGCATTCAAAGATATTCTCTATGGAACCCTCTTCTAGGTTTGGCCAGGCCCTCATGGTCATTTCAGGTGAGGGACGTGACCCAGGTGCCCTAATTCTCAGCTCTCCCTGAAGATCAAGAAGTCTGGTCTCTGAGCTCTCTGATCTCAGCCCGGAGGGCACACTGCTCAGGGAGGTGCGGCTGACGGCTTgctcttctccacctgcctccTTCCTACAAGTTACTCTTGAGTGTAATCCAAAGGCTGGTGTGCTGCTTTTCCTTTAAATCTCATATGATTATGTAGCTCAACGACAGGGTAAAGCTTCTTGCTCACCTACTTTACAGAGTACCCAGGCAATGGCTTACTGACCTCCTGCAAGCAGCAGGGGAAACAACAGCTGGAACACCGCAGTGGCCTCTTCAGAGTTATGACTTCTTGGCCCTTGAGATCTTGAATCCTCATGGTGAAGGGTCTGCAGGACCCACAGCAAAGCCGAGTGCACACAGCAGTGTCCTCCGCTGCAAAGTATATCCTCTGCCCACGGCCGTTCTTGATTTCATACCTGTTGTTGGTCTCATAGCTTATCATGGCTAAAACATGGAGGAGGAAACCACaatcactattttaaaaatattttgaacctaaatattttagacttacATATTTTTAGACATTATATTTCTTGgataaatagaaaaaggaaaggtGTTTAGAGATGATCTAGACagagaaaaaaggcaaagaaaaaaaggaggaaactgGAGTAAGGTACTGAGAAATTAAGAGTATCTATGTGAGACATGGAAGACAAAACAGCTCACATCTTCCTAATCCCATGGACCATGTCAGAAAGGGAGATTTTGCTGTGAGGGATGGTACAGTGCTGCCGATGGCCACAGTCATGCTGAGTGTATGCAGAGAATGTCTACTTGTCCATGTATTCTACTATAGAGGGGAATATAGGATGGTTGTTATATTTATGTgccatacaatattatattaagtAAACAGGCTtaagattttgttttataaacCAGGCATCACTTCTCTTTCTGCACTGTGTGAGGAATGTATGAGAGGGCTTTCTCTCAATGAGCACATGTGATAAAGGAGAGAGTAAAAATGGAAGGGGAGGTAGAACTGCGCCCTGGGTTCATGGTACCCTGTCTAGATCAGCAGTCATTGTTCAGAAGGGAGAGGTGGGATTAGAAAAGGGGAAAAGGTGCTTGGCAACCAGGGCTGTAAGTCACAGGACGTCTAGACCACTGCATCCTGAGTGCACTCTGCACTTTAGTGGGGGCTAATGTCTCTATGGGGGGAAACAGAGACATGCTAAATACTGACACCCATGTGGTGTCTTACCAAAGGACTTCCCCTACAAACCACACTTTGGAAACTCTCCTTGCTTAAAGCCAGAAGAAGCAATGAATGGTCCCACTTGTCCACAGCCCTCATTAACATGGATCATAGGAAGTCAGAAGCCACCAAAATAAAGAGCAATTAAAAGAGACACACGGAGACAAAAATCATGGATTTAGTCTAAAGTCATTCACAAGCTCTATCACCTTGACCTCCTTTAAATGTCTTTTACTCAGACAGGCCCTGGATTTTGCTTTAGAAAACTATCCTTGACCTTACCATCTCCCAGCCAAATATCTTATGAGAAAAAGCTGATCTGATTCATGaaataggatctttttttttttttaatttggtttt
This window of the Dama dama isolate Ldn47 chromosome 19, ASM3311817v1, whole genome shotgun sequence genome carries:
- the LOC133073837 gene encoding phospholipid scramblase 2-like, with translation MISYETNNRYEIKNGRGQRIYFAAEDTAVCTRLCCGSCRPFTMRIQDLKGQEVITLKRPLRCSSCCFPCCLQEIEICAPPGIPVGYVTQTWHPCLPKFTIQNENKKDVLRIIGPYFMCKFCGNIEFKIKSLDGKNVLGKISKQFTRIMREIFTHYSAFGIQFPADIDVKMKSVILGMCFLLDFMFYENNGCIQLLTGGIW